The Gadus morhua chromosome 16, gadMor3.0, whole genome shotgun sequence DNA window CTGATCGATAAGGGGCATAATTTGGACATTCCAATTAAAGTGGTACTGGCGATCAAATTTTGAGAGAAGGGCTTCCAAAAATAAGACAGTGGCAGCATCTGTCAAGCCAGTGTAGTATTTAACTTTGTCAGGGTGTGAGGAGATTTGACTGAatgaaaatgtttgtttttgtttctccaATTCTCGTTTCAGTTggtcattttcttttctgaGCATATCATTCTCAATTTTAAGCACAACACTTGAAGTACCAGGGGTCTGTGGAGCAACGCCAAGGTGGTTTGGGCCTGGTCCAGCTGTTCCTTCATCCTCCACGCTCGCAGGGACCATTCTTTTACGTTTGGTGGGGATGTGGTCGGGGCAAGCCTTTCCGTCATTCCATGCAAACCGTGTTGGCCCAGCTGCTTTGCCATCAGGAAAATGCCAACCACAGACCCTGGAGTTGTAGTTCGGGGTGAACTTGTCAcgcctgcaaaaaaaaagaaaataaactaaCTAAGTGGCAATTAACATATtacggtaacactttataataaggttccataataaatagcaaactagtcatcacctaaccctttgttaattgttactaaaatatatattttgcacAAGTCaatagttttttcatcattaattaaatattagttgtttgcataaccctaacacacaaccctaaccctaaaacgaggccctaaccataacacactGCCCTAACCAGCGACAATCTTTGgtgagtgaaaaaaaaagattaacttgtgccaaatagatattttagtaacaattaaccaATATTatcaaagggttaggtaatgactagtttgctgtttattatggcaccttattataaagtgttacccacATTACATTTCAGGCTCCCTCCAACTTGCAGAACCAACTTCTATTATCAAATGTGTCGTTTagcacgacgctgaagttggcatccgattcggcaATTGACCCTTCGCTAAGCCACGCCCAAAAACCGCCCTAGGCCAATCGTAGTTTAGCAACGGTAACTAAGCGCGGAGGACCTGACAAACTTTTGGGCTAAATGAAGATGCCGAAGCACTGTGCCTATGGGTTGTGCAAAACGGACAGCCGATACCCAAAGAGTTTGGAGggtggtgttgttttttttccattccCGAAACCCAAAACTCAATACGAGAAATGCCGTGAGTGGATCAAAAAGTGTGGGAGGCCCCAATCGCAGATGAATGTCTCGACGATAACCAAGAACACTTACATTTGCTCCAAGGTAAGAACAAGCTAAAGTTATCAAGTTATCAAGTGAGCTAAATCATCTCAGTATTGCTTGAATATAATTCCGGTCCTTTGTTcacaatgcatatattttaacGTAAAAAGAGACTATAAGATACTGTTGAATGTATTTTGGCACTTTGTTAAGTGTCCAACATGAGGATAAGCTAATGTAATAAGGTGACCAGACAGGCCCCGTTTTTCGCTTACAAAGATTAAAACATTACTGTTTTGCAGGTGTTTACATGTCTGAACTGATAATGTCCTCGGATTTTATCTCAGATATATGGTCACCTCATAATGTAATTAAGCTAGCGGATAGTTAACTCATCTCAGTATTGCTTGCAAATGATTACGGTTCTTTGTTTAGAATGCGTACATTTTAAcgtaaaatgaaatgataagaGACAAGATGCAGGCTCGCTTTGACATACTGTTCAATATATTTTAGCATTTTGTTAATGGACAGCCAACACACGACTTTCCCAATCCCATTGCTGCTCTCCCGGGGTCAGTTCGTACGCGGGAGCATCAGGGGGGTTGCCGGAGGTCTCCACGGAAAAGGTACGCAAACTTACAGGTTCACTAGTCACTTATGAGACGCTCTCACATCTGTTTAAAACTATGTTCTTTATTAGGTAGTGAAATTATTACACAATACAGCATGCATACTTCatatgaaatgtatttattaattattgaaaGAAAATGATCATAACCTCAAGAAAACAACTGTGTAATCAAGTAACTAAACTAAACCTGTGTTCAACTGATTGTTTATAGAATCAGGTGTGACCAGCCGGAAACGAACACCTCATTCTCCACCGAGGACACATCACTACAGTGTGACTTGACCAACAACAGCGGTAAATTGAAATGGGGAGGAAGAaactaaagaaaaacaaatctaGATTGTTTTTAATGTTACACCACTTTTCCACATCAAAatgtcctcatcctcatcgtcatccgcttatccggggtcgggtcgcggggggagcagctcaagcagggggccccagacttccctttcccgggccacattgaccagctctgacggggggatcccgaggcgttccaaggccagtgttgagatataatctctccacctagtcctgggtcttccccgaggtctcctccccactggacgtgcctgaaacacctcccaaggaaggcgcccagtgggcaaccttaccagatgcccgaaccacctcagctgactcctttctaagtaaaggagcagcggctctaatccgagttcctcacggatggctgagcttctcaccctatccctaagggagacgccagccacccttctgagaaaactcatctcggccgcttgttcccgcgatctcgtcctttcggtcatcacccagccctcatgaccataggtgaggataggaacgaaaaTGTCAAAATGTATCCTCTGTAAATGGTAGTCCTCCTCACACATCACAAAAAAGTCACACCAAGGCATGCCTGTAAGTCCCAGCTGCCCTATTATCTGATAGTAGTAGGCGTGGGTCTCCTTTAACCTTTGACTACCATCTGACTGTTTTTGGAGATAGGGACAGTCTTGGCAGCTGCTCTTTGatggacattttatttcaagAAGGCCAAAGCTTGTACCATCTTTGACCCTCCTATCTGGGGATGTGCCGAGGTGTGGAGCATTGGGATTAACCACAAAGCCGACAGGGGAAACTAGATTGCCTGTTATTACTGTATACTTCTGCGCTGCCTCGGGCTCAAGTTCTACCCCTCGCCTCATTGCCTTGGTCTGCTTACCTGAGGTGGCCTTGAGCCTAACAGCCAAAGCACCGAAGTCGGCCCTCCTAGAACAAATACACTTGATGTGAGTCGTGGAGCCCTTGCAAGATGCCAGGTTTTATTTGCATCTTGTTGTCTGGTCTCTCTTTCTAGGGCTGCAGACTGGGATAGTGTGATTGCTAAGACATCTAGACTACACATGTCTTTCTCAGACAGCACAAAACAATAATTTGAGGGCTGTGCTGGCAGAGGGAAATCTGGGAAGTTATATGAAGTAGATGATGGTCCTGGAGGGTCAACGAGGGGAAGCTGTAAAacataagaaaataataaacattaatcatttctctttatttttgtCATTAACAGAAGATCTCGACAAGAGGAACTGAGTCTGCAACCAAGCCGTGAAGCCAACCAAGAGGAATTGAGAACTCTTCAGGATGCATTAACTGCACAAAAGCAGGAGATAATTAGTCTGAGGGTTAAGCTTGAGGCAAAGGACAGGGAACTCCACCTTCAGAAGTGCACAGACTTAAACCCTGAGATATTGAACATAAGCCATGTGCCTGATTATTTCAAATACTGCACAGGTTTTACCTATGACCAGTTTAATGTCTTGTGTAATTTGTTTTCCATTCCAACTGACCCAGatgcaccacaaacacacattccacTGACATATAAAAAGATTGATAATGAGATCTCAAAACTTACGCTGCGCAGTCAATTGTTACTGACACTGATGAAATTTAGACAAAATTGGGACCACAAAGATTTGGCATTCCGCTTCAAGATTTGTTTACAAAGTGTCAGCACTTTGATAAACTACTGGGTGGACTATATGTTTGAAATTCTAGGGAAATTGTCTGTTTGGCCACACAGGGACGTTATTTCAGAGAATATGCCAGCTAAATTTAAGGAACAATTTCCGAACACCTTTCTAGATGGCACAGAACTTAAAATTGAGAAACCTAGTTCACTAGTGTTGCAGAGTCAGACTTACTCCACCTACAAGTCTACAAACACCCTTAAGTCTCTGATGGCATGTGATCCACGAGGTGCCCTCATTTATGTGTTTGCCCTCTTCACTGGATCCATTTCAGACAAGGAAATATTCAATAGGAGCAACATCATTGATGTTTTGAAGGGGTGTGTTCAGTGTGGCTACCTAAATGTAGGAGATGGATTGATGGTTGATAAGGGTTTCCTAATAGAGAAAGAAGTTGAGGGGATTGGCTTGAAACTTAACATTCCACCATTTGCAAGAGCAAacagacagatgccacatgcAGACGTTGatctgacaaaaaaaatagCCAAGCACAGGGTCCATGTTGAAAGAGCTATTGCgaagatattttttttaaattgtgtcAGGCAGAATCCCCATTTCTCGGCTTGGGAACATAAATCAAATATGGTATGTTGTCAGTATGTTGTCTAACTTCCAGCCACACATCATCAAATATTAAGGTTTGTGTGGAGAACAGCTAGGGGGTCatgatgaaaaataaagaatatatacTGTACTATACACTGCCTCATCTCATTCATTTACCTGATGGCTTAGACCACTTCCTAGTGAGTATTTCTCTCCTCCTACAGTTATGTGAATAGGGGGCCTGTTCACCAAGTAGCTGATAGGTGTTCCTGTCTGCCTTTTGAGAAGCGCAATTTTCTCCTCTGTAACTGAGACGGTCCTGAAAAACAATTCCCTATCAATGCAACGGTAGGGCTTTCATGTGCAGAAGTCTGTTGTGCATCCTACTTGGAAACCTTAGATCCCTAATGTTCAACGTACCTGCTTCCTGAATAGCGAAAAGCAATTGGCCGCCGCTTACGACTTTCGGTAGCTTTAGCCACAACTACAGTTGAAATTGGCACAGCCCTGATCTTGCTACCCCTTGGCTTGTGCCACTGCTGAGGTAGGCTTGTGCAAGATGACGTGCTCGGCTCATAATCTCTTGCTTTAGATATAGCCAGGTCCAAGGCATATATCAGACCTACTACGTGTGAGCAGTAGCCTGCGGcgctaaaaaataaaagcgggAGAATTAATCTTTGCCAAAGTGATCAGACGTCTTGGTGCTATTTAACAACACGTATGTACAGTTTAAGCTGTTCGATTTATAATTATTAGAAAATCACTTACCCTGCTGTGCAAGAACATTGCTGCTCCTTGATGCCTCCAGTATTAGCGCTAATGAGTAGCAAGTGAGGTGTCTCTGTTTTCAATTGCGACCAATATGCTTTGGCCTCAATATTTATTTCCCCATTGTCTGACTTCGCGCAGATGTCATGAATGTATCCCTCAAAAGCATACTGAAGCCCCTTTTGCCTTGTTCTTTCAGAGATCTCCCCTGAACTCCAGAAATTAGCTATTATCTCTCTCGGGACGTCAGATAACGGTACATACATCATTGAGTTCAATGAGAGAGATACGAAAACATGTCAGGCGTAGCAACAGTAGCTAAGGCGGGCGGGGCTATGCGAAGGGTGAATTGCTGGTCCATCTTAAAACGGTCGTGATTGAAAACCAcatagaatcttcaaatcggtcctgattgaaaaccactacacctagactcttcaaatctggactacattatcacagtgaggctatacattatgtaaaacatagtttcagatttttgaaacctttaccctatttgtgaaaatgcaatgctgtctggacccctaaaaagcattcaaatgagcctgtattgcattttcacaaatagggtaaaggtttcacaaatctgaaactatgttttacataatgtatagcctcactgtgataatttagtccagatttgaagagtctaggtgtagtggggTCACTAAAgcaaaaaaagtttattttcaCAAAAAGCTTGTtttccccatgatgatgttgtgacgtgcctgaaacacctcccaagggaggcgcccagtgggcatccttgccggatgcccgaaccacctcagctgactcctttctaagtaaaggagcagcggctctaatccgagttcctctcGGAttgctgagcttctcaccctatccctaagggcaGGAGCGTCGCTAGCATCCGGGGCTGTAGCCCAGAAGTTAGAGTCCTTTTAAAacgggggtttgggggtttcTCCCCCGAGGAAATTTGAAAATCGGGCTGATGAACATGCAATTGtcacgtagtttgagaagtaaaGGAAAGACAAATCGTCATGTCTGACTCACGTCGGGGCAGGCCTACTGAATAGGTTAATGTTTACTTTAAGGATAGGAAAGTGCACCACATACAGCAGCCAAAATTAGATATTAGAAAAGCCTGTAGCCAAATAAACACTCATGCGCCGACGTCTattggaccgggttgaattcactgcgggtctcctgAATCTGTGCAAACTAGAGCAGCACTAAACAGCAATATCGACATGATGGGCTTTGCATAGAGAATCAAATTTGCAAACATTTTGCAACTAatgattctaaatctgcccattaATGTACAAGTCAGAAGTTTGCGattttcactggctacaatattgcatctgtcagttgacaaatttgctgaacaaaatgttaaacttcaataattgttcatagtCTACTTATATagtccatttatttaagctctcaacagcataaccatacagcttcgccacatcggcgggaaaacacggcacacgcaaagtacatccatggaatcagccgttcaaaaccagtctgcatgaatcgtgacaactggatggcaggggatgcggacaaggaatacaccgcaggggagaacatgagagccccaTCTCGCCGCATGCCTGCATGGGTGCTTTAAGCATGGAATAAGCTGGAtacggagtgggtgaaaaactgtgtgtgtgtgtgtgtgtgtgtgtgtgtgtgtgtgcgtgcgcgtgcgtgtgtgtgtgtgtcactctgttcgagcctgcatgagagttcaatgttgtcattagctgttacgtctttctgaccaatcgcagctcaaggccgacctgggctgtaccacttcgggagggggcgctcagttactcccctctagacaaaaccgaattggttgcgacgttgacccggcgccccccgaaacgttaaggggccacagggaattctcccaactctcccgattaccacccTGCGTGTGAATACcgacgttgaatttgcaacattttgcaacaaattattctaaatctaCCCATACATGGACACGGCAGAATTTTGAGGTTTTCACtcgctacaatgttgcatctgtggctgctggtaattcaatcacaaagaagtaaactctacggggctattttcagcattatgttgtttttttaacggcacagcgatccggggctattccaaaaagatccggggctatagcctcgaatgcccAGGAACGACGCGCCTgcgggagacgccagccacccttctgagaaaactcatctcggccgtttgtacccgcgatctcgtcctttcggtcatcagccaaccctcatgaccataggtgaggataggaacgtagatcgaccggtagattgagagctttgccttgcgactcagctctcttttcgtaacaacggtgcggtaaagcgaacgcaataccgcccccgctgctccgattctccggccaatctcacgctccatagtaccctcactcgcgatcgcgaacaagaccccgaggtactggaactccttcacttgggctaaggaatattcacgtgatagaaatagatctcgcatgtaataaaagaaaagatgtaaaaaaaaaacaaagtagccaaatggaacggcgtaaaagtaccgttctttcttcaaatatttactcaagtaaaagtaaaagtatgttgcaataaaactactcctacaattacaatttatccaaaaagttactcaagtatttgtaacggagtaaatgtagcgcgttCCTACCCACCTCTGGTAACCAGTGAGAAAACTGAGTCCAAAGAAAGTTTTCAATTCTGGGACTGACACTGGTTTCCATGCATGTCCTCTGCTATATGGCAGATTGTCAGGGTGTGCTTCAAAATATTGACTTGCGTATAGGTTGGTCTGATCCACAATATTTTGGAGCAGCTCGTCCGTCAGGAAGAGCATCAGGAAGTCAGCTGGCAGGTCGCTATCCAGCTCCGCAGCAGCCCTCCGGGGTCCAGGGGTTGCAGTGAAGGGGAAATTGTTTGGTTGCCAGCCAGCTTGATGCCAGTCATCCCCGCAACCTCTGCTTGATGCACGACCTGTAAATTATAGAAACATATAAAATTACCATAAAACATCTATTTTTATTGCTGCGGTGTGATGtgaagaatatttttttttacctttcttcTTCGCTTTGCCAATAGGAGTCGGAGCTCTGCTGGATGCACGACCTGTAAATTATAGAAAAATACACAATTAGCCTACAATAAAAACATCTATTTTTATTGCTGCGGTGTGATGTaaagaatacatttttttaccTTTCTTCGCTTTGCCAACAGGATTGGGagcagtgggagggggagggggagtgcgaGTGCGAGCTCTGCTGGACGCACGATCTGTAAATTGCAACATTGTATCAGTAGGCTACTGGCAACACATATTAGCTACAGTAACGAACTACTGGGACTAAATTGCGTTCATGTGACGCATAGGCGTAGCGGCCATATACATTGGGGGGTACAAGTCCCCCTCAATGTTCAGATATGCCCAAAATGTCCCCCCCCAATAAATCGCTGGGAATAGGGATATAGCGATTCAATATTTCTATGGGTAGAACACTTAGTTTTTCCCTGAATTACACTCCGTTCCGTTCATCTCTGCACAAAGTGCGCGCCGCACACCCTAAATAACTCAATCCGATTCCATCTACAGCTCTTACAGCCAATGAAAATATGGCTGTTCAGGCAAGCTAGCCAATGGGATAGATCCATGATTTGATTCGTCCCCGCACGTGCGGCTCGGTGACGGTGACTTGTCACTCGATTGCATTGGTCATCAACCGTCTTTTTTACGTGACCacggaataaaaaacatcaacaacagcaaatgaTTGGCGTGTTACGATCGAAAACACAGGTAAGTTCTGAAGCTTTTGATTTTGTCTCTCAAATTTCGTGGGTTTTTGTCGCTTCTCTAGCGAGCAGCATCATTAGCTATGTGTTACCTATGTAATAAGCCAGCTAGATGACGTTGGCCCCGGCCCCATTCCGTAATTCCAACGCCTCATTATGCTGAcatctcaatgttccgaaatattccccattagatctaaatgcatgggcagtttggttttaaatgtgctggggacagagatgcattcggaagtgcattttcagaagtgctgggtacaatgaggatgcactcgtttttctctctttagtgcagttaatgaaaggttctgaaagacggcatacccatgtagctaatacTTAGGAATAAAATGTGTACAAAATCTgcctggcacgttttatgaagaaaacgtttccaaaaagtatcggacatatgacccactatgttctaatgcatgtatccaatgttgacaacctaacatgacatggctaagctaccaacataaacaagatgagctaggaaaggaaattaacttCTTGTTCaagttcagaaggggcaaacgtgtggctatactacacacagcactacaaaagtcgtcaagattgtaTTTATTGCTgcttagtgtgagagagagagcgagagagacagagagagaggcctgattcacaaattaacaaatgCCAGTGACGGTAAAGGTGTTGGCAAGCTGTTACAAATATGCATTAGCAACCTTTGCTGGTTTAAGTGAATTCACCATCCTCTTCAGGGTAACTAGGCTTGGAGGTgtggagagcgaaagagaggagaagagcaagGGATTGGTAGTAGGAGAAGGGAGGTAAGGATGATAGTAGAATCTCATGTTAGCCAGGCCTGTCTCAAAATTGGCTCTgtgtcgcacacacgcacttgtgTATGTCACCACGGGTAAATCTTTCGAatgcactgtaggcctacgaAGTGCACACCCATTCACAGCACTCCATTTTAGGAACTATCAATGTTGTACATTGTAACAACAAGCCTGCGTTAAGTTTTAACTTGTCTCTCATGATGTAAGTGCTGCTTGTGTTATTTCAGTCGTTATGAGCAAGAGGAAGCAAGAGGGTTGCAGAGACCTTCGGCAATGTTTtgcctcaaaaaaaaaaagaagaaaagaaaaagaagcacAGTAAGTAAAGAGGGGTGAGAAAATGAGAAGTGTTAACCTATCAGTTGTAGCATTACAGTACAGAAGAGTTAATAGAATTATTATCATTCAGATCAAAAGTGGTTTGTTGACTATCTGAGAAAGGAACAGTACTTGTTATCTGATAATATTTCTTCCCTGTGGCATGTTCACTTTGGTGTGTTCAGAATAAAGAGAGTGaagcacagagagagcaagaacgtttggaggatgaaagcagtgtgtgtcaatCTGGTAGTGACATAGAGGTGAGTAGCCTAAGAGAGGATTTCTGGAAACTAGTAGAGCCTtggcttttcctatgttcaatgCAGTGCATGTCAATGCAGTGCATGTCTGCACAATTATTGTCAAAGAGTAAATATTAATGGTTTAAACCAAATTGTGACAGAGCAGAATCCTGTTGGCAGTGGCACTGATGTCTATAGTGTGTTTCAGTTGTCTACTGGTAAATAGTTTGCTGATATCTGTGATATTATTCCTTCCAtgtttcctctgttgtgttcagagtagagctaGTGAGCcagcgggagagacagaaagtttgGAGGATGGAAGCACAGGGAGAGTTTGTCAATCTAGTGGTGGCATAGAGGTGAGTCGCCTAAGAGAGGAGTAAATATGAAAGGTTAAGACCGAATAATGACATTGAAGTAGAATCCTGTTAGCACACATTTTTATAGTGTAGGGTTGTCAAAAAAATGTATACTCAAATACTAAtcgattaaaattaaaaaaaataatatctgaTTAGATACTTATGTGCAACAGTATCGATACTAAAATCgctgtcttcatcatcttcatctcttttttttttctcgcctCCTTCAACACAATTTTACACAGCAGCGTTGCAGTTGCTAATATagcaatataataattattaagtcAAGCCTCATTCAAAGTTACAAAAcattgtataatgtatgtattcatagattaatccataactaatcagaaaacatttaggTTATGTCCTTGACATGTCTAATTCTTTAACAGTGCATCATTCATTACGGCTAATGGTTTCACCATGAGATTAGCTCAGTGCGCTCTCTCATGAAACTcatctatgtaggcctacttattaaACAAGTGGTTGAAAATATCAGAAAATCTATGTTTTCTGAGGGGTAACAAAAGTTTTGGGGTGACTTCTATTTAGGTCCATGAGAGAGATGCACCTGGGTGTGTTTTACTCAACATTGGCAAATGTGATggttatgcaaaaaaaaatgtaatggaagtaagaactggctggattttgtgtccttgttgtggtggtgcaggtgtttgtttatgtgtgttttgtaaaaaagacaaaacatcaatgaattaatgtggaaaaaaaagaactgactggattggttgaaatattgaggagcacaaaatgttatatttaattaaaaagtaaaggaaaacagagctaTGAAGTATATGTGTGTCAACCTTTTCCTAATTTCAGGTCTTCCACACTCCCAGACTGCTTGGTCACATCCAGTATTAAAGTGTTTTGAACATTCATCCCTTGAAAGGTCTTCAAAATTAGGTGCTAGGTATTGAGATTTTGCTCTCAGAGTGCACCAGATTAATGCATGTTCAAAATCTTTGCCTGGGGGGGGCCGGACCCCGCCCCCAggcatttgtcccccccaatgttgaaACCATGGCTACACCTCTGATGTGACGgactgaaggaggagagaaggggaaaagtTAACTCTTACCTCCCTCACGTCTTCCTGGAGACACGCCAGGGGATGAGGCTCTGCTGTTCCCGGTTGACGGCAACCACTCATCCGACGAATCCGGGTCAGGTTCGCTGAATTCATCACCTGATGATTCGGAGGTGTCTTCTGAAATACGccgtgtaggcctactctgtcTACTTGGCCCGGGTGTTTCGTCAGAGGCTTTATCGCAACCAACCGCGACACTGAGACGCATACTCTGTTCAAGTGTTAGCTGTCGGAAATTTCGCTTACGTTTCGCCATGCTCACTTACTTAACCCATTAGGCTACTGTTTCCTCATCTCTGATCCAATTTGGCACAGCGCCCCCGCCCACCTGGCGGCTCAGTTCAGTAGTACATTCTGTTTACAAGCCTGATTTTTTGTGACAAGGTGCTCCAGATTGCTCCCCAGCCCGCCCCGTTGAAAAACTTAATTGACGTCTATAGACGTCATTGGCAGTCAACGGTTGTATTTAAATTGACGTCTATAGACGTCATTGGCAGCCAATgagttaataaaataattgcgttaatcgcgcgatacattttttaacgccgttaaatttggtttgcgttaacgccgttaataacgcgtttaactgataGCTCTAATTtttatgaaatgtatttttgtttatgtttaagTAATTTATACAGACCTTCTTGGTTGTACATGGGGCAAAACAAAGGACATGATCTCTGCATATTTCCAGTCCTTCTGTGTGCCACCTGCCGATCCACTTGGAATGCCTTTTTTTTACAAATGCGTCCCTTAAAACCTTCCATCTTGCTTTACACGTGTCAGCTGAAACAAAGGAGAGACACAGgtgaatgaaaaatgttcaCATCTAACCTATATTTATTTGCTTCCTCCCTCACAGGTACATGGCTTCTGGAGATTCACTAGTGTGTCTGGCATATAGCTACCGCCTGGGGCACACTACAGACAGGAACTCAGTCCACATGGTGTGTGCTGCCATAGAAAAAACGATGATGGAGAGGTTCCTACCCAGGCCAACACAAGAGATATGGGAGGAAGTGGCTCAAGGCTTCTGGGAGAAATGGAATTTTCCAAACTGCCTTGGAGCAATAGATGGGAAGCATGTGACCATCCAAGCCCCAGCACTGAGTGGGAGTCAGTATTTCAATTACAAGAAAATTTTCTCGATAGTGCTTTTGGCACTTGTGGACTCCAACTACAGGTTCAGGGTCATTCAAGTGGGGGACTTCGGAAGGACCAGTGATGGCGGCGTATATGCTGGGTCAGCTCTCGGAAGAGGAATGGAGAACAAAACCCTTCATGTCCCACCCAGTACCTCTCTGCCTGGCGCTGCTCTTTTGGGTGATGTGCCACATGTCATGGTGGGTGATGCAGCCTTCCCACTGAAGCCGTATCTAATGAGACCATACCCCGGACATCACCTCACTCACAATAAGAGGATATTTAACTACAGAATTTCAAGGGCAAAGATGGTGGTTGAGAATATTTTTGGCATTCTGTCCTCCTGGTGGAAAATCTTGCATCGCAGGATCAACCTGCACCCACAAAATGTGG harbors:
- the LOC115560921 gene encoding uncharacterized protein LOC115560921 isoform X1, whose product is MAKRKRNFRQLTLEQSMRLSVAVGCDKASDETPGPSRQSRPTRRISEDTSESSGDEFSEPDPDSSDEWLPSTGNSRASSPGVSPGRREGDRASSRARTRTPPPPPTAPNPVGKAKKGRASSRAPTPIGKAKKKGRASSRGCGDDWHQAGWQPNNFPFTATPGPRRAAAELDSDLPADFLMLFLTDELLQNIVDQTNLYASQYFEAHPDNLPYSRGHAWKPVSVPELKTFFGLSFLTGYQRRDKFTPNYNSRVCGWHFPDGKAAGPTRFAWNDGKACPDHIPTKRKRMVPASVEDEGTAGPGPNHLGVAPQTPGTSSVVLKIENDMLRKENDQLKRELEKQKQTFSFSQISSHPDKVKYYTGLTDAATVLFLEALLSKFDRQYHFNWNVQIMPLIDQLLLTLMKLRLNCGILDLATRFNCCRATVTNIFTTISSALYDILYVGMMENNMPSRFKNQTSLPDCFQPFPDCRIVLDCAEVAVSNTERLDTQSHLYSHYKGRTTLKALIGVAPNGVITFAIDLYGGSTSDKAITADCGVLQQLEPGDMVMADKGFTIRDILPEGVSLNIPTFLVNGQFTVEEVNHKRLVACARIHE
- the LOC115560921 gene encoding uncharacterized protein LOC115560921 isoform X2 codes for the protein MEGFKGRICKKKAFQVDRQVAHRRTGNMQRSCPLFCPMYNQEGDEFSEPDPDSSDEWLPSTGNSRASSPGVSPGRREGDRASSRARTRTPPPPPTAPNPVGKAKKGRASSRAPTPIGKAKKKGRASSRGCGDDWHQAGWQPNNFPFTATPGPRRAAAELDSDLPADFLMLFLTDELLQNIVDQTNLYASQYFEAHPDNLPYSRGHAWKPVSVPELKTFFGLSFLTGYQRRDKFTPNYNSRVCGWHFPDGKAAGPTRFAWNDGKACPDHIPTKRKRMVPASVEDEGTAGPGPNHLGVAPQTPGTSSVVLKIENDMLRKENDQLKRELEKQKQTFSFSQISSHPDKVKYYTGLTDAATVLFLEALLSKFDRQYHFNWNVQIMPLIDQLLLTLMKLRLNCGILDLATRFNCCRATVTNIFTTISSALYDILYVGMMENNMPSRFKNQTSLPDCFQPFPDCRIVLDCAEVAVSNTERLDTQSHLYSHYKGRTTLKALIGVAPNGVITFAIDLYGGSTSDKAITADCGVLQQLEPGDMVMADKGFTIRDILPEGVSLNIPTFLVNGQFTVEEVNHKRLVACARIHE
- the LOC115560921 gene encoding uncharacterized protein LOC115560921 isoform X3, producing MAKRKRNFRQLTLEQSMRLSVAVGCDKASDETPGPSRQSRPTRRISEDTSESSGDEFSEPDPDSSDEWLPSTGNSRASSPGVSPGRREGDRASSRARTRTPPPPPTAPNPVGKAKKGRASSRAPTPIGKAKKKGRASSRGCGDDWHQAGWQPNNFPFTATPGPRRAAAELDSDLPADFLMLFLTDELLQNIVDQTNLYASQYFEAHPDNLPYSRGHAWKPVSVPELKTFFGLSFLTGYQRRDKFTPNYNSRVCGWHFPDGKAAGPTRFAWNDGKACPDHIPTKRKRMVPASVEDEGTAGPGPNHLGVAPQTPGTSSVVLKIENDMLRKENDQLKRELEKQKQTFSFSQISSHPDKVKYYTGLTDAATVLFLEALLSKFDRQYHFNWNVQIMPLIDQLLLTLMKLRLNCGILDLATRFNCCRATVTNIFTTISSALYDILYVGMMENNMPSRFKNQTSLPDCFQPFPDCRIVLDCAEVAVSNTERLDTQSHLYSHYKGRTTLKALIGVAPNGVITFAIDLYGGSTSDKAITADCGVLQQLEPGDMECH
- the LOC115560921 gene encoding uncharacterized protein LOC115560921 isoform X6; the protein is MAKRKRNFRQLTLEQSMRLSVAVGCDKASDETPGPSRQSRPTRRISEDTSESSGDEFSEPDPDSSDEWLPSTGNSRASSPGVSPGRREGDRASSRARTRTPPPPPTAPNPVGKAKKGRASSRAPTPIGKAKKKGRASSRGCGDDWHQAGWQPNNFPFTATPGPRRAAAELDSDLPADFLMLFLTDELLQNIVDQTNLYA